One window from the genome of Poecilia reticulata strain Guanapo linkage group LG9, Guppy_female_1.0+MT, whole genome shotgun sequence encodes:
- the wsb2 gene encoding WD repeat and SOCS box-containing protein 2 isoform X2, protein MCSTESNTEPQPTSSDPALLLELKTRRPPSLLEQAGCETWSVDFSPDGAWFAWSMGHGIVWVVAWPLDSEEGQDGETDRADKSFSCGHPVWGLAFGPRPPRSAAAAHPTKASKGPKGKSTLLLATGLENGVIKVWNVLTGNAVFDLHGHEGVVRNLVFPQNGSLKLISSSRDKTLRIWNLAHKGKKVQVLSGHKDWISCCSVSSDCSMIASVGRFDRMVCLWSLRSYTFIRNLRGGTNKKLCLLSSCSFSPDGAVLATAAFSGSSWWIDLWDPYTAEKLATLADYFEDYGQNQISAIQFSPDGLHLAIVTDDRALRIWEPGEKHMTMQTKRDQDSSGLCCNYHPQGGVIATGTRNGHVRFWRTPRTVPSLCHLCRSIMRHSVSTFQIEALPLPKRILEYLTYRNIPERLKTCCSSDEEDWES, encoded by the exons ATGTGCTCTACGGAAAGCAACACGGAGCCGCAGCCGACAT CGTCGGACCCAGCTCTCCTCCTGGAGCTGAAGACCAGGCGGCCTCCGTCGCTGCTGGAACAGGCGGGATGCGAGACGTGGAGCGTGGACTTCTCCCCGGACGGAGCCTGGTTCGCCTGGTCGATGGGACACGGCATCGTGTGGGTGGTCGCCTGGCCTCTGGACTCCGA AGAGGGGCAGGATGGAGAGACGGACAGAGCGGATAAGAGCTTCAGCTGTGGTCACCCGGTGTGGGGGCTCGCCTTCGGACCCAGACCTCCCAGGTCGGCGGCAGCGGCTCATCCGACCAAAGCGTCCAAAGGGCCGAAAGGGAAGAGCACTCTGCTCCTGGCCACCGGCTTGGAGAACGGGGTGATCAAGGTGTGGAACGTGCTAACAG GGAATGCTGTCTTTGATCTCCACGGCCACGAGGGCGTCGTCAGGAATCTGGTTTTTCCACAGAACGGATCTCTCAAGCTCATCTCATCCTCCCGGGACAAAACTTTGAGGATTTGGAACCTGGCTCACAAGG GTAAAAAGGTGCAGGTGCTTTCTGGCCACAAAGACtggatcagctgctgcagcgtctCATCTGACTGCAGCATGATCGCTTCCGTTGGCAGGTTTGACAGA ATGGTGTGCCTGTGGAGTCTGCGCTCGTACACGTTCATCAGGAACCTAAGAGGAGGGACCAATAAGAAGCTATGCCTCCTGTcctcctgcagcttctctcCAGACGGAGCGGTTCTCGCCACCGCCGCCTTCAGCGGCTCCAGCTGGTGGATCGACCTTTGGGATCCCTACACGGCCGAGAAACTGGCCACTCTTGC agattACTTTGAAGATTATGGGCAAAACCAAATATCTGCAATCCAGTTCTCCCCAGATGGTTTGCATTTGGCAATCGTGACTGATGACAG AGCTCTGAGAATCTGGGAACCTGGAGAGAAACACATGACGATGCAGACAAAGAGAGACCAAGACTCCAGCGGACTCTGCTGCAACTACCATCCCCAAGGGGGCGTTATTGCTACAGG GACCAGAAACGGCCATGTGAGGTTCTGGAGGACGCCCCGGACGGTTCCCAGTTTGTGCCACCTTTGCCGCTCCATAATGCGCCACTCGGTGTCGACGTTCCAGATCGAGGCGCTGCCGCTCCCCAAACGCATCCTGGAGTACCTCACCTACAGAAACATCCCTGAACGCCTCAAGACCTGCTGCTCGTCTGACGAGGAGGACTGGGAGAGCTAA
- the wsb2 gene encoding WD repeat and SOCS box-containing protein 2 isoform X1, which translates to MNLSNSDYVPIFHLPPASDPALLLELKTRRPPSLLEQAGCETWSVDFSPDGAWFAWSMGHGIVWVVAWPLDSEEGQDGETDRADKSFSCGHPVWGLAFGPRPPRSAAAAHPTKASKGPKGKSTLLLATGLENGVIKVWNVLTGNAVFDLHGHEGVVRNLVFPQNGSLKLISSSRDKTLRIWNLAHKGKKVQVLSGHKDWISCCSVSSDCSMIASVGRFDRMVCLWSLRSYTFIRNLRGGTNKKLCLLSSCSFSPDGAVLATAAFSGSSWWIDLWDPYTAEKLATLADYFEDYGQNQISAIQFSPDGLHLAIVTDDRALRIWEPGEKHMTMQTKRDQDSSGLCCNYHPQGGVIATGTRNGHVRFWRTPRTVPSLCHLCRSIMRHSVSTFQIEALPLPKRILEYLTYRNIPERLKTCCSSDEEDWES; encoded by the exons ATGAATCTGTCAAATAGCGATTATGTTCCGATTTTCCATCTTCCTCCAGCGTCGGACCCAGCTCTCCTCCTGGAGCTGAAGACCAGGCGGCCTCCGTCGCTGCTGGAACAGGCGGGATGCGAGACGTGGAGCGTGGACTTCTCCCCGGACGGAGCCTGGTTCGCCTGGTCGATGGGACACGGCATCGTGTGGGTGGTCGCCTGGCCTCTGGACTCCGA AGAGGGGCAGGATGGAGAGACGGACAGAGCGGATAAGAGCTTCAGCTGTGGTCACCCGGTGTGGGGGCTCGCCTTCGGACCCAGACCTCCCAGGTCGGCGGCAGCGGCTCATCCGACCAAAGCGTCCAAAGGGCCGAAAGGGAAGAGCACTCTGCTCCTGGCCACCGGCTTGGAGAACGGGGTGATCAAGGTGTGGAACGTGCTAACAG GGAATGCTGTCTTTGATCTCCACGGCCACGAGGGCGTCGTCAGGAATCTGGTTTTTCCACAGAACGGATCTCTCAAGCTCATCTCATCCTCCCGGGACAAAACTTTGAGGATTTGGAACCTGGCTCACAAGG GTAAAAAGGTGCAGGTGCTTTCTGGCCACAAAGACtggatcagctgctgcagcgtctCATCTGACTGCAGCATGATCGCTTCCGTTGGCAGGTTTGACAGA ATGGTGTGCCTGTGGAGTCTGCGCTCGTACACGTTCATCAGGAACCTAAGAGGAGGGACCAATAAGAAGCTATGCCTCCTGTcctcctgcagcttctctcCAGACGGAGCGGTTCTCGCCACCGCCGCCTTCAGCGGCTCCAGCTGGTGGATCGACCTTTGGGATCCCTACACGGCCGAGAAACTGGCCACTCTTGC agattACTTTGAAGATTATGGGCAAAACCAAATATCTGCAATCCAGTTCTCCCCAGATGGTTTGCATTTGGCAATCGTGACTGATGACAG AGCTCTGAGAATCTGGGAACCTGGAGAGAAACACATGACGATGCAGACAAAGAGAGACCAAGACTCCAGCGGACTCTGCTGCAACTACCATCCCCAAGGGGGCGTTATTGCTACAGG GACCAGAAACGGCCATGTGAGGTTCTGGAGGACGCCCCGGACGGTTCCCAGTTTGTGCCACCTTTGCCGCTCCATAATGCGCCACTCGGTGTCGACGTTCCAGATCGAGGCGCTGCCGCTCCCCAAACGCATCCTGGAGTACCTCACCTACAGAAACATCCCTGAACGCCTCAAGACCTGCTGCTCGTCTGACGAGGAGGACTGGGAGAGCTAA